A genomic stretch from Aedes albopictus strain Foshan chromosome 2, AalbF5, whole genome shotgun sequence includes:
- the LOC109405051 gene encoding flexible cuticle protein 12-like, producing MKLFMVLAAVLAVALAAPPQDERDAHITKYENDNLGLDGYRFQFDTSNRLQRQEEAQLKNFGDDVSALVVRGSYSYTGDDGQVYTVNYIADENGFQPEAAHIPRA from the exons ATGAAACTGTTCATGGTTCTCGCCGCTGTTCTAGCCGTCGCTCTGGCTGCCCCTCCTCAGGACGAACGGGACGCCCACATCACCAAGTACGAGAACGATAATTTGGGACTCGATGGATACCGATTCCA GTTCGACACCAGCAATAGGCTGCAGCGACAGGAGGAAGCTCAGCTGAAGAACTTCGGAGACGATGTCAGTGCGCTGGTGGTCCGAGGATCTTACTCCTACACTGGTGATGATGGCCAGgtgtacaccgtgaactacatTGCCGATGAGAACGGATTCCAACCGGAAGCTGCCCATATTCCACGGGCTTGA